Proteins co-encoded in one Aspergillus luchuensis IFO 4308 DNA, chromosome 6, nearly complete sequence genomic window:
- a CDS encoding uncharacterized protein (COG:S;~EggNog:ENOG410PJG5;~InterPro:IPR001214;~PFAM:PF00856;~go_function: GO:0005515 - protein binding [Evidence IEA]) translates to MDDSPGVEHTAFMQWAEASGIKIKGVTPARFPGRRLGMKATRTIKNNEIMLTIPVDLMLTIDSIPSSFTSQFPAGTSIHGILAAFLTHGDPALLKDFDAWRSVWPSFDEFEDSMPVLWPAQLRVSNSSYEANANPSSPEKQDQHQNRGKVLLPPSISGEWNTFSKVPVGVDYDTRYQNLLSHQEKRLKDAWANVLKVYPETEWKMFAYYWCIINSRSFYYVSPGKDEPEDWNDAIGMVPFADYFNHVDDAACDVNFDGKKYTFRATRRYEKGEEVYMSYGNHSNDFLLVEYGFTLPTNPSDSIYLDDIIFQDLSISQKQELAKQEIFGNYTLSHPLAQETPLHYAACLKYMNLREWRAYVNGRSERGVDAQKTASVIRGWVEVYLKECIGTMEIIANMLGDLGEEIGDNNKEIGSKAWEREKLQMLLDRWGQIRRICEGVLGELE, encoded by the exons ATGGATGATTCACCTGGCGTCGAGCATACTGCGTTCATGCAATGGGCAGAAGCGTCGGGGATCAAAATAAAGGGCGTCACCCCGGCACGATTCCCCGGCCGACGGTTGGGGATGAAGGCAACGCGAACAATAAAA AACAATGAGATCATGCTCACCATTCCTGTGGACCTAATGCTGACTATCGACTCtatcccatcatcattcacATCGCAATTTCCTGCTGGGACATCAATACACGGGATATTGGCTGCGTTTCTCACACACGGTGATCCAGCCCTGCTGAAAGATTTCGATGCTTGGCGGAGCGTATGGCCCTCGTTTGATGAGTTTGAAGATAGCATGCCGGTCCTATGGCCCGCGCAGCTTCGGGTATCGAATTCAAGCTACGAGGCCAACGCCAACCCTTCCTCGCCAGAGAAACAAGACCAACATCAAAATAGGGGGAAagtcctcctcccaccctccatctctGGAGAATGGAATACCTTCTCCAAAGTGCCTGTAGGCGTGGACTATGACACGCGATATCAAAACCTACTCAGCCACCAAGAAAAGCGCCTGAAAGATGCCTGGGCGAATGTCTTGAAAGTGTACCCGGAGACTGAGTGGAAGATGTTCGCATATTACTGGTGCATAATTAATTCGAGGAGTTTCTATTATGTCTCTCCTGGGAAAGATGAGCCAGAGGACTGGAATGATGCGATTGGAATGGTGCCGTTTGCAGATTACTTTAatcatgttgatgatgca GCATGCGATGTCAATTTTGACGGAAAGAAGTATACTTTTCGGGCTACGCGGCGATACG AGAAAGGCGAAGAGGTCTACATGAGCTATGGCAACCACTCGAATGATTTCCTTCTAGTTGAAT ATGGcttcaccctccccaccaacccaTCCGACAGCATCTACCTCGACGACATAATCTTCCAAGATCTAAGTATATCCCAGAAACAGGAATTAGCTAAACAGGAGATCTTTGG CAACTAcaccctctcccaccccctcgcCCAGGAAACCCCCCTCCACTACGCCGCATGTCTAAAATACATGAATCTCCGGGAGTGGCGCGCCTACGTAAATGGACGCTCAGAGCGGGGCGTCGACGCGCAGAAGACCGCAAGCGTAATACGAGGCTGGGTGGAAGTATATCTGAAAGAGTGCATCGGGACCATGGAGATTATTGCGAATATGCTTGGAGATCTAGGAGAAGAAATTggagataataataaggaAATAGGATCAAAAGCatgggaaagagagaagctACAAATGTTGCTGGATAGATGGGGACAGATTAGACGGATATGCGAGGGTGTTCTTGGAGAATTGGAATAG
- the TAE1 gene encoding N-terminal protein methyltransferase (BUSCO:EOG09262SWJ;~COG:S;~EggNog:ENOG410PHK6;~InterPro:IPR008576,IPR029063;~PFAM:PF05891,PF08241,PF13649;~go_function: GO:0008168 - methyltransferase activity [Evidence IEA];~go_process: GO:0006480 - N-terminal protein amino acid methylation [Evidence IEA]), whose translation MSTPSDAPPDSHIDHAASLRYWNSVAANAKTMLGMLGSYPWYTRIDLRGSKTFLGKVRRMIPNCPTEGKLPLGVDCGAGVGRVTEGLLSQVCERVDAVEPIEKFTEVIRNSELKRTGVVRDIYTMGLENWYPEKNKYDLIWTQFCVGHLTDVQLREYFVRCREALTETGIMVVKENQSTDPNGLDMFDEEDSSVTRTDEKLRTLFKEAGLVLVASELQLGFPKNFKLLPVRFYALRPST comes from the coding sequence atgtCCACCCCCAGCGATGCCCCTCCCGACTCCCACATCGACCATGCCGCTTCCCTCCGCTACTGGAACTCCGTCGCCGCCAACGCAAAGACCATGCTGGGCATGCTAGGCTCGTACCCATGGTACACGCGTATCGATCTTCGAGGCTCCAAGACCTTCCTTGGCAAGGTCCGTCGCATGATTCCCAATTGCCCGACGGAAGGGAAGCTCCCGCTTGGCGTGGACTGCGGCGCGGGCGTGGGTCGCGTCACCGAGGGTCTCCTCAGCCAGGTCTGCGAGCGCGTCGATGCCGTCGAGCCCATTGAGAAGTTCACCGAGGTGATTCGGAACTCGGAGCTGAAGCGCACGGGTGTTGTCCGGGATATTTATACAATGGGTCTGGAGAATTGGTATCCTGAGAAGAACAAGTACGATTTGATCTGGACGCAGTTCTGCGTGGGGCATCTCACGGATGTGCAGTTGAGAGAGTACTTTGTTCGATGTCGGGAGGCGTTGACGGAGACGGGGATTATGGTCGTGAAGGAGAATCAGTCCACCGATCCGAATGGGTTGGATATgtttgatgaggaggatagtAGTGTGACCAGGACGGATGAGAAGCTTCGGACACTGTTTAAGGAGGCTGGGTTGGTGCTTGTTGCGTCGGAGTTGCAATTGGGATTCCCGAAGAATTTTAAGCTCTTGCCTGTGAGGTTTTATGCGTTGAGACCGTCGACCTGA
- a CDS encoding uncharacterized protein (COG:S;~EggNog:ENOG410PN83;~TransMembrane:6 (i28-53o59-78i99-122o128-150i218-239o245-266i)), with the protein MDEESRPAACPEPPPLPYSLRSRKKSIAIFWTIFVIDTLAQPLVLYWALWYATDLSHNLVFSIVTASLGGVSVFEYFYRLYNLFRKDSRARPLNARKGWLDFFHINFTIVWLILAIELIVGTVPAEPYVRLVAMVLPTVMFYFGSMYLALDILRVCGVKAPFRISSTPKGSTMPTALYVLIEDVVAVDGGGGQIYRYALRTRYLSSPYFRRMLFQMNCFWAGGSIVVAAAITAIIFTVSEPVAYTLGWSLPFAWAGLWTLVTIPWVQSDLRREKKAWAENRGQGGIPYTDDPDAPSGGRTRLEAMQDHLPSFVPWFREKQAPPSTPSDH; encoded by the exons ATGGACGAGGAATCGAGGCCCGCTGCGTGTCCTGAGCCTCCACCGCTCCCATACTCCTTGCGCTCGAGGAAGAAATCCATCGCCATCTTCTGGACCATCTTCGTGATTGATACTCTGGCCCAGCCGCTTGTCCTCTACTGGGCGCTCTGGTATGCCACGGATCTTTCGCATAACCTGG TATTCAGTATTGTGACGGCTTCGTTAGGAGGTGTATCGGTATTCGAATACTTCTATCGTCTCTACAACTTGTTCCGCAAGGACTCGCGAGCCCGGCCATTGAACGCTAGGAAGGGATGG CTGGATTTCTTCCATATCAATTTCACCATCGTCTGGTTGATACTGGCGATTGAGCTAATTGT AGGAACCGTTCCTGCAGAACCATATG TCCGACTAGTTGCCATGGTCCTTCCGACGGTGATGTTTTACTTCGGCAGCATGTACCTGGCACTCGACATCCTTCGTGTTTGTGGTGTTAAAGCGCCTTTTCGGATTTCATCAACGCCCAAAGGCTCGACAATGCCGACCGCCCTATATGTTTTGATCGAGGATGTAGTGGCagttgatgggggtggtggtcagATTTACCGATATGCGCTTCGCACCCGATATCTATCTAGCCCGTACTTCCGGCGTATGCTGTTCCAGATGAACTGTTTCTGGGCTGGGGGATCTATCGTTGTCGCTGCCGCCATTACGGCAATCATATTTACTGTTTCAGAGCCAGTTGCATACACT CTAGGATGGTCGTTGCCGTTCGCATGGGCTGGCCTCTGGACGTTGGTCACGATACCTTGGGTCCAAAGCGATCTTCGGCGCGAGAAAAAGGCTTGGGCAGAAAACCGGGGCCAGGGAGGTATCCCGTACACCGATGACCCTGATGCGCCCAGTGGTGGTCGGACCAGGCTTGAGGCGATGCAGGATCATCTGCCAAGTTTCGTGCCTTGGTTCCGGGAGAAGCAGGCTCCCCCGTCTACACCGAGTGATCATTGA